In the Natronolimnobius baerhuensis genome, one interval contains:
- a CDS encoding glycosyltransferase: MGSNSGESQTPAAGDADTPVDVSFVVPARNEAGYLSETLASLGALETAYEYEVIVVDGDSSDRTPAIAREYDTRVLEGDGSSIAHGRNYGARHASGDWLAFIDADTRVRPTYVTDLVGYAEATGLAAASSYCRITGPMRAKLMEATLNHILSRLEKPILPGFNFLIKRRVFDEIGGFPTVANEDTAFSRTVASAYPTGYYPDVLVESSGRRIATQGLTGTLYHYARLDRKRLQAGA; encoded by the coding sequence ATGGGATCGAACTCTGGGGAGAGTCAGACACCAGCCGCAGGTGACGCTGACACACCGGTCGATGTGAGTTTCGTCGTCCCGGCTCGAAACGAAGCCGGGTACCTCTCTGAAACCCTCGCGAGTCTCGGCGCACTCGAGACGGCCTACGAGTACGAGGTGATCGTCGTCGACGGCGACTCGAGTGACCGGACGCCCGCGATTGCACGCGAGTACGACACTCGAGTGCTCGAGGGCGATGGCTCGAGTATCGCCCATGGGCGAAACTACGGTGCTCGACACGCGAGTGGCGATTGGCTGGCGTTTATCGACGCCGATACACGGGTACGTCCGACCTACGTGACCGACCTCGTCGGGTATGCGGAGGCTACCGGATTGGCCGCTGCGAGTTCCTACTGTCGGATCACCGGCCCGATGCGAGCCAAACTGATGGAAGCGACGCTCAATCACATCCTTTCGCGCCTCGAGAAGCCGATTCTCCCGGGATTTAATTTCCTGATTAAACGGCGTGTATTCGACGAGATCGGCGGATTCCCAACGGTCGCCAACGAGGATACCGCGTTCAGCCGCACGGTCGCAAGCGCGTATCCGACCGGCTACTATCCCGACGTATTGGTCGAGTCCTCGGGGCGGCGCATCGCCACGCAGGGACTCACCGGAACGTTGTATCACTACGCCCGATTGGATCGAAAGCGCCTGCAAGCAGGCGCGTAG
- the speB gene encoding agmatinase — protein MFPGATDKRGAGDAAGQTADSADANFVVVGAPLDVSTTFQPGTRFGPRRIRSFAAPFDDYDYRTDQHFSDLGVVDRGDVHTWDDVSEYLEWLEGTLRDAVWDDAIPLVLGGEHTVSLAGVRAVEPEVFVCLDAHLDLYDAYDGNPLSHAAVTRRILEDVDSVEEAVILGARTGSELEWERADADDVTVVSPETVAAPSFALDDVVDLEARSTYLSVDIDAADPAYAPGTGTTEPFGLEAREMRDIVRAVAPHASGFDVVEVNDRDDGQAASLAGKLLREFVFSAGATAQTQ, from the coding sequence ATGTTTCCCGGGGCGACTGACAAACGCGGAGCAGGCGACGCTGCCGGCCAGACGGCCGATTCGGCGGACGCGAACTTCGTGGTCGTCGGTGCGCCCCTGGACGTCTCGACGACCTTTCAGCCGGGGACCCGATTCGGCCCTCGGCGCATTCGATCTTTTGCCGCGCCGTTTGACGATTACGACTACCGGACGGACCAGCACTTCTCGGATCTCGGCGTCGTCGACCGCGGCGACGTCCACACGTGGGACGACGTTTCCGAGTACCTCGAGTGGCTCGAGGGAACACTTCGCGACGCCGTCTGGGACGACGCCATCCCGCTCGTTTTGGGTGGCGAACACACCGTTTCACTCGCGGGCGTCCGCGCTGTCGAACCGGAGGTGTTCGTCTGTCTGGACGCCCACCTCGACCTGTACGACGCCTACGACGGCAATCCGCTCTCGCACGCGGCCGTTACTCGCCGCATTCTCGAGGATGTCGACTCCGTCGAGGAGGCCGTTATCCTTGGTGCCCGGACGGGCAGCGAACTCGAGTGGGAGCGCGCAGACGCCGACGACGTAACCGTTGTCTCACCGGAGACGGTCGCAGCGCCGTCGTTCGCCCTCGACGATGTCGTCGACCTCGAGGCTCGATCCACCTATCTGAGCGTCGACATCGACGCCGCAGACCCCGCGTACGCACCCGGGACAGGGACGACGGAGCCGTTCGGCCTCGAGGCCCGCGAAATGCGCGATATCGTCCGCGCGGTTGCCCCCCATGCGAGTGGGTTCGATGTGGTCGAGGTCAACGACCGCGACGACGGACAGGCAGCCTCGCTGGCCGGTAAACTGCTGCGGGAGTTCGTCTTTTCGGCTGGCGCGACAGCCCAGACACAGTAG
- a CDS encoding carboxypeptidase-like regulatory domain-containing protein, which yields MTLEPKAEAGLTTLQMPENATGESLLTISTETSEHEAGTIVIDAGTLEGTVTDADGTPLETAVEIRDTETGVVADTVMTDDEGSYKTTVSSGTYEIAAEAVESTEAATVEMDETTTVTISR from the coding sequence GTGACGCTCGAGCCGAAAGCCGAGGCGGGCCTCACGACACTGCAAATGCCCGAAAACGCGACTGGCGAGTCGTTGCTCACCATCAGTACTGAAACGAGCGAACACGAGGCAGGAACGATTGTCATCGACGCCGGCACACTCGAGGGAACGGTTACGGATGCTGACGGAACGCCACTCGAGACGGCGGTTGAAATCAGAGACACGGAAACTGGAGTCGTCGCCGACACAGTGATGACTGACGACGAGGGGAGCTACAAAACGACTGTCAGCTCTGGGACCTATGAGATTGCTGCTGAGGCAGTCGAATCGACTGAAGCAGCCACAGTGGAAATGGACGAAACGACGACCGTCACTATCAGTAGATAG
- a CDS encoding translation initiation factor IF-5A, producing the protein MAKQQTEVRELQEGSYVMIDDAACQINGYSTAKPGKHGSAKARVEAKGVFDGKKRSLSQPVDAKIWVPIIERKQGQIVSVDGNDMQVMDLETYETITMRIPEDKDVSPDDNIEYLEMEDQRKIV; encoded by the coding sequence ATGGCGAAACAGCAAACCGAAGTTCGCGAACTCCAGGAAGGAAGCTACGTCATGATCGACGATGCAGCGTGTCAGATTAACGGCTACTCGACCGCAAAGCCCGGCAAACACGGCAGCGCGAAGGCCCGCGTCGAGGCCAAGGGCGTCTTTGACGGCAAGAAACGCTCGCTCTCCCAGCCTGTCGACGCGAAGATCTGGGTCCCAATCATCGAGCGAAAACAGGGACAGATCGTTTCCGTCGACGGGAACGACATGCAGGTCATGGACTTAGAAACCTACGAGACGATCACGATGCGTATCCCCGAGGACAAAGATGTCTCCCCCGACGATAACATCGAATACCTCGAGATGGAAGACCAGCGAAAGATCGTCTAA
- a CDS encoding pyridoxamine 5'-phosphate oxidase family protein: MTVDAEAAQLLESEPLMAHLGTCVDGRPHVAPVWYRYTDGVVEIVTTGRKLENVRENPRVSLSVQTDDAGQTKWMVTLLGTATIVEDDEATDAARERINDKYGAESDAYAENTLVRIDIGSSSYQTY; this comes from the coding sequence ATGACAGTCGACGCCGAAGCCGCACAGCTCCTCGAGAGCGAGCCGCTGATGGCCCATCTGGGAACCTGTGTCGACGGTCGGCCACACGTCGCCCCGGTCTGGTATCGCTACACGGACGGGGTCGTCGAAATCGTGACGACCGGGCGAAAACTCGAGAATGTCCGCGAAAATCCGCGCGTGTCGCTGTCCGTGCAGACCGACGACGCTGGCCAGACAAAGTGGATGGTCACACTGCTCGGGACGGCCACCATCGTCGAAGACGACGAGGCGACGGACGCCGCTCGAGAGCGAATTAACGACAAGTACGGCGCGGAGTCAGACGCCTACGCGGAGAACACGCTCGTCCGAATCGATATCGGCTCGAGTAGCTACCAGACGTACTGA
- a CDS encoding HAD family hydrolase gives MTAIVFDLDGTVLRTVKAYRDVLADAITSVRGDAPDAWLETYTASFLECFAECEPEPIRRTFARIDDCDDPERYATALLEAEIESFSPPPDARRVLEELSAADTHDLGVLTNGVRDWQLAKLRGNDLEQRFDAVVASYDVGAHKPAEAPYRELETRLPADRYVMVGDSDSDIEGAQAAGWDAIRYDGGSFEDVLAAIDSA, from the coding sequence ATGACGGCTATCGTGTTCGACCTCGACGGCACCGTGCTTCGTACGGTGAAAGCCTACCGAGACGTACTCGCAGACGCGATTACGTCCGTTCGCGGTGACGCACCTGATGCGTGGCTCGAGACCTACACTGCGTCGTTTCTCGAGTGTTTCGCCGAGTGCGAGCCAGAGCCGATCAGGCGAACGTTCGCCAGAATCGACGACTGTGACGATCCCGAACGCTATGCGACCGCCCTGCTCGAGGCCGAGATTGAGTCGTTTTCGCCACCGCCGGATGCTCGTCGCGTTCTCGAGGAACTCTCAGCAGCAGATACGCACGACCTCGGCGTGCTCACGAACGGCGTCCGCGACTGGCAGTTGGCGAAGCTCCGCGGGAACGACCTTGAGCAGCGTTTTGATGCAGTTGTCGCCTCCTACGACGTTGGAGCGCACAAACCCGCCGAAGCACCGTATCGCGAACTCGAGACGCGCCTCCCGGCGGATCGGTACGTGATGGTCGGGGACAGCGACAGCGATATCGAGGGCGCACAGGCTGCAGGCTGGGATGCGATCCGATACGATGGCGGGAGCTTTGAGGACGTACTGGCTGCAATTGACTCTGCCTGA
- a CDS encoding ABC1 kinase family protein has product MLAYARDRRRFLLFGGRRQVGPETHRERAEILLESLLTLGPTFIKLGQLLSTRPDVLPPAYIDVLSALQDDVPPAEWDDARVVLEDELGPIEERFLEFETDPISGASLGQVYRARVAVGSESEADGGARGDSPEHVRDVAVKIRRPGVDELVSADLQVIHWSLPILLYFVDDARSFSLENLADEFSKTLREEMDYEREAEMLQEIQANFDGDDRYVIPDVIESHSSPRVLTMEYVGGTKINDVDELERRDVDRSQIAENLQLAYMQMIIDDGVFHADPHPGNLAVSDDGRIVFYDFGMSGRVDEFVQSKIVDFYIAVANQDIDAILDALIEIGTLSPEADRAVMADVMELAIQDARGEDIEQYRVQQIIGQVEDSIYEFPLRLPKNLALVLRVATVVEGVCVTLDSDFDFIATATDYLVDEGYREESIRQYLSESGNQVRRSAESLTRIAPKTEQTLDRLERDDLYVRIGVEDSKNVFALLAKRLIYGMLLTMSVFSMGVLYALDAAEAAIVAAVFSVVVVVLLYRSFQGRRSTRVKPQFTRQSMRQRRGEE; this is encoded by the coding sequence TTGCTCGCGTATGCCCGCGACCGCCGTCGGTTTCTCCTCTTTGGCGGCCGCCGGCAGGTTGGCCCCGAAACCCACCGCGAGCGCGCTGAAATCCTCCTCGAGTCGCTGTTAACGCTTGGGCCGACGTTCATCAAACTCGGCCAGTTGCTCTCGACTCGCCCCGACGTCTTGCCCCCGGCGTACATCGACGTCCTCTCTGCGCTCCAAGACGACGTGCCACCGGCCGAGTGGGACGACGCCAGAGTCGTCCTCGAGGATGAACTTGGTCCCATCGAGGAGCGCTTCCTCGAGTTCGAGACCGACCCGATCAGCGGCGCGAGTCTGGGGCAGGTGTATCGCGCTCGCGTCGCTGTCGGCAGTGAGAGTGAAGCTGATGGGGGCGCTCGAGGCGACTCGCCAGAGCACGTTCGGGACGTCGCCGTCAAAATCCGTCGCCCGGGTGTCGACGAACTGGTTTCAGCCGACTTGCAGGTTATTCACTGGTCGCTCCCGATCCTGCTGTACTTCGTTGACGACGCACGATCCTTCTCGCTCGAGAATCTTGCCGACGAGTTCTCGAAGACGCTTCGCGAGGAGATGGACTACGAGCGCGAAGCCGAGATGCTCCAGGAGATCCAGGCGAATTTCGATGGCGACGACCGCTACGTCATTCCGGACGTCATCGAGAGTCACTCGAGTCCGCGCGTGCTCACGATGGAGTACGTCGGCGGAACCAAAATTAACGACGTCGACGAACTCGAGCGCCGGGATGTTGATCGCAGTCAGATCGCCGAGAACCTCCAGTTGGCGTACATGCAGATGATCATCGATGACGGCGTCTTCCACGCTGATCCCCATCCGGGCAATCTGGCGGTCAGCGACGACGGACGGATCGTCTTCTATGATTTCGGTATGTCCGGGCGGGTCGACGAGTTCGTCCAGTCGAAAATCGTCGACTTCTATATCGCTGTTGCAAACCAGGATATCGACGCCATCCTCGATGCGCTCATCGAGATCGGGACGCTCTCACCGGAAGCCGACCGGGCGGTGATGGCCGATGTGATGGAACTCGCGATTCAGGACGCTCGCGGCGAGGATATCGAGCAGTATCGCGTCCAGCAGATCATCGGACAGGTCGAGGATTCGATCTACGAGTTTCCGTTGCGTTTGCCGAAGAACCTCGCGCTCGTCCTTAGAGTGGCGACTGTCGTCGAAGGCGTCTGTGTCACGCTCGATTCCGACTTCGATTTCATTGCGACGGCAACCGACTATCTGGTCGACGAGGGCTACCGCGAGGAGTCGATTCGCCAGTATCTCTCCGAGTCGGGCAACCAGGTCAGGCGCTCGGCCGAATCGTTGACCCGGATTGCGCCAAAAACTGAGCAAACGCTCGACCGACTCGAGCGCGATGACTTGTACGTCCGAATCGGCGTCGAGGACTCGAAGAACGTCTTCGCACTGCTTGCAAAGCGGCTGATCTACGGCATGCTGTTGACGATGTCGGTGTTCTCGATGGGTGTTCTGTACGCCCTTGACGCCGCTGAAGCCGCAATCGTCGCTGCCGTTTTTTCCGTGGTCGTTGTCGTCTTGCTGTACCGCTCGTTCCAGGGCCGCCGCTCAACGCGCGTGAAGCCGCAGTTCACTCGTCAGAGCATGCGCCAGCGACGCGGCGAAGAGTAG
- a CDS encoding acetamidase/formamidase family protein codes for MIRPTVSHETGAIYEFTPDLEAIETVESGTELTIDTRDSLDGAVQSDSDVLESVPEEVNAATGPIAVSDAEPGDVLRVEIEAIRLAEDHGRVVTIDGFGLLDGDEAIDAPRTRMTPVDGDSDEHTISFDDLEVPVAPVIGTIGVAPDAESYTTLVPHDHGGNLDTTDITVGNTVYLPVFQSGAMLAMGDCKAAMADGEMCGTGAEIACEIDVTLEVIDGDDAAVDLERPLVETDDAWKPLASAETLEEACKLANRDAISLLAAEHGFDDTEAYMVSSLVGGLEISQVVDPLVTVRNAIPKTYLSSPF; via the coding sequence ATGATACGTCCCACAGTGAGCCACGAAACTGGTGCGATCTACGAGTTCACACCCGATCTCGAGGCAATCGAAACCGTCGAGTCGGGAACCGAGCTGACGATTGACACCCGCGATAGCCTCGATGGCGCAGTCCAGTCCGACTCGGACGTCCTCGAGTCGGTTCCCGAGGAGGTAAACGCGGCCACAGGGCCAATCGCCGTTTCGGACGCCGAGCCGGGAGACGTACTGCGAGTCGAGATCGAGGCCATCCGACTCGCCGAGGACCACGGCCGCGTGGTCACCATCGACGGCTTCGGCCTGCTCGACGGCGACGAGGCGATTGACGCGCCGAGGACGCGTATGACGCCCGTCGATGGCGACAGCGACGAGCACACGATTTCATTCGACGACCTCGAGGTGCCAGTCGCGCCCGTAATCGGAACAATCGGCGTCGCTCCCGACGCGGAGTCGTACACGACGCTCGTCCCGCACGATCACGGCGGGAACCTGGATACGACGGATATCACGGTGGGCAACACGGTTTACTTACCCGTCTTTCAGTCAGGCGCGATGCTCGCGATGGGTGACTGCAAGGCCGCGATGGCCGACGGCGAGATGTGTGGCACAGGCGCGGAAATCGCCTGCGAGATCGACGTGACACTCGAGGTCATCGACGGTGACGACGCTGCAGTCGACCTCGAGCGGCCGCTGGTCGAAACCGACGACGCCTGGAAGCCCCTCGCGAGCGCGGAGACGCTCGAGGAGGCCTGCAAACTCGCGAACCGGGATGCGATTTCGTTACTGGCGGCTGAACACGGGTTCGACGACACCGAGGCGTACATGGTCTCGAGTCTGGTTGGTGGACTCGAGATCAGCCAGGTCGTCGATCCGCTGGTGACCGTTCGAAACGCGATTCCGAAGACGTACCTGTCCTCGCCGTTCTGA
- a CDS encoding deoxyhypusine synthase, which produces MSDPHDSHESDEQERETFSHDPIGHAEVRAGMTVGDLADEYGAAGVGAADLHEAVDITESMFDDDVTVFFGLAGAMVPTGMRRIVSDLIREGHIDVLVTTGANLTHDAIEAIGGKHHHGAVHAEGKTEREHDETLRDEGVDRIYNVYLPQEFFATFESHLRDEVFPVLEAECEESGAVSIQRLTEELGRANAEVNERDEIDEDAGIAAAAYESDVPIYCPAVQDSVLGLQAWMYSQTGPFTLDALGDMTALTDIAYYADEAGAFVVGGGVPKNFTLQTMLVSPDAYDYAVQLTMDPKQTGGLSGATLDEARSWGKLEKDAENVSVYGDATITFPLVVAAALERLEE; this is translated from the coding sequence ATGAGCGACCCGCACGATTCACACGAGTCAGACGAGCAGGAACGGGAGACGTTTTCCCACGACCCAATCGGCCACGCGGAAGTCCGTGCCGGGATGACCGTCGGCGACCTCGCGGACGAGTACGGTGCGGCCGGCGTCGGCGCGGCAGACCTCCACGAGGCAGTCGATATTACCGAGTCGATGTTCGACGACGACGTGACCGTCTTCTTTGGACTCGCGGGTGCGATGGTGCCGACCGGCATGCGCCGCATCGTCTCTGATCTGATTCGTGAGGGTCACATTGACGTCCTCGTGACCACTGGGGCAAATCTCACGCACGACGCCATCGAGGCAATCGGCGGCAAACACCACCACGGCGCGGTCCACGCCGAGGGGAAAACCGAACGCGAACATGACGAAACCCTCCGCGATGAGGGCGTCGACCGCATCTACAACGTCTACCTCCCACAGGAGTTCTTCGCCACCTTCGAGTCACACCTCCGAGACGAGGTGTTTCCGGTGCTCGAGGCCGAGTGCGAGGAGTCAGGAGCTGTCTCGATCCAGCGACTTACCGAGGAACTTGGGCGGGCGAACGCCGAGGTCAACGAGCGCGACGAGATCGACGAAGACGCCGGGATCGCCGCCGCGGCCTACGAGTCGGACGTGCCGATCTACTGTCCGGCCGTCCAGGACTCCGTCCTCGGCCTGCAGGCGTGGATGTACTCCCAGACCGGCCCGTTCACGCTCGACGCGCTCGGCGACATGACCGCGCTGACCGATATCGCCTACTACGCCGACGAGGCGGGCGCGTTCGTCGTCGGCGGCGGGGTTCCCAAGAACTTCACCCTCCAGACGATGCTCGTCTCGCCCGATGCCTACGACTACGCCGTCCAGTTGACGATGGACCCCAAACAGACCGGCGGCCTCTCCGGCGCGACGCTCGACGAAGCGCGCTCGTGGGGCAAACTCGAGAAAGACGCCGAAAACGTCTCCGTCTACGGCGATGCGACGATCACGTTCCCGCTCGTCGTGGCTGCGGCGCTCGAGCGACTCGAGGAGTGA
- a CDS encoding class I SAM-dependent methyltransferase, which translates to MKSSEAETNDWDGTDYRNDHSFVYEYGADVLALLDPHNDERILDLGCGTGELTRAISSEAADVVGVDTSPEMLETARESDPECSFVCMDARELSFETHFDAVFSNAMLHWILDADQNQVLQNVHDVLASGGRFVGEMGGNGNVAAITNAVERELTQRGYEFDHPWYFPSIGEYATRLESTGFEVRDAQLFDRPTELENGEDGLEAWLELFGDGLFAPLSSDEQDAVIAAVEDDLRDQYFRDGTWIADYRRLRFVAVAQ; encoded by the coding sequence ATGAAGAGTTCCGAAGCCGAAACTAACGACTGGGACGGGACCGACTATCGAAACGATCACTCGTTCGTTTACGAATACGGAGCAGACGTGTTGGCACTTCTGGATCCCCACAACGACGAACGCATCCTCGATCTCGGGTGCGGGACAGGAGAACTTACACGTGCTATCTCGAGCGAGGCGGCCGACGTCGTCGGGGTAGACACCTCCCCAGAGATGCTCGAGACCGCACGAGAGAGTGACCCCGAGTGTTCGTTCGTTTGTATGGATGCTCGAGAACTGAGTTTTGAAACCCACTTCGATGCGGTCTTTTCGAACGCGATGTTGCACTGGATTCTGGACGCCGACCAGAACCAGGTGCTCCAAAACGTACACGACGTGCTCGCTTCCGGCGGACGGTTCGTCGGAGAGATGGGCGGGAACGGAAACGTAGCCGCAATCACGAACGCCGTCGAGCGGGAACTGACCCAGCGCGGCTACGAATTCGACCATCCGTGGTATTTCCCGAGTATCGGTGAGTACGCAACCCGCCTCGAGTCCACCGGATTCGAGGTAAGAGACGCACAACTGTTCGACCGACCGACGGAACTCGAAAACGGAGAAGACGGGCTTGAAGCGTGGCTCGAGCTGTTCGGCGATGGACTCTTCGCGCCGTTATCGTCGGATGAGCAAGACGCCGTAATAGCGGCTGTCGAGGACGACCTTCGTGACCAGTATTTCCGTGATGGGACGTGGATTGCCGACTACCGTCGGCTCCGGTTCGTCGCTGTTGCACAGTAA
- a CDS encoding DUF7344 domain-containing protein: MTQPQLPQIDRPAARAIVSNHHRRRLVCHLEHGETVSVAEAVRRLGTRDQQSAEDDAAEPTRQQLRLALVHNHLPRLDDHDVLEYDPNTNEITLTAPLEYEHSEAVFETLLEPALEAPNANSW, from the coding sequence GTGACACAGCCGCAACTCCCCCAGATCGACCGACCGGCGGCTCGCGCAATCGTCTCGAACCACCACCGACGAAGGCTGGTCTGTCACCTCGAGCACGGCGAAACCGTTTCCGTTGCCGAAGCAGTACGGCGACTCGGCACTCGCGACCAGCAGTCAGCCGAAGACGACGCAGCCGAGCCGACCCGCCAGCAACTCAGACTCGCACTTGTACATAATCACCTCCCGCGACTGGACGACCACGACGTCCTCGAGTACGATCCAAACACAAACGAGATCACTCTCACGGCACCACTCGAGTACGAACATTCGGAGGCAGTCTTCGAGACGCTTCTCGAGCCAGCGCTCGAAGCTCCAAACGCCAATTCGTGGTGA
- a CDS encoding Nif3-like dinuclear metal center hexameric protein, which translates to MDLAEFTAQLNAELRHADYADIDASVNGLQVGPETGSVEHVAFAVDGAQETFERAADADADVLVVHHGISWGGFDRVTGRTYNHVDTLLENDLALYASHLPLDGHQQLGNAAGVANVLDLEDCTPFGEHGSEYIGQRGRAAERYTAATLRDRLEANLDTGGEGVRVLEFGPGEIDEIAIVTGSGTDWLDEAATAGVDALVTGEGKQKVYHAAKEAGITVMLAGHYATETLGVRALQDLAETEWGLETTFIDAPTGL; encoded by the coding sequence ATGGATCTCGCGGAGTTCACCGCCCAGCTCAACGCGGAGTTACGCCACGCAGACTACGCCGACATCGACGCGAGCGTGAACGGCTTGCAGGTCGGTCCCGAGACCGGGTCGGTCGAGCACGTCGCGTTCGCCGTCGACGGTGCACAGGAGACGTTCGAGCGCGCGGCCGACGCCGACGCTGACGTGCTGGTCGTCCACCACGGCATCTCGTGGGGCGGCTTCGACCGCGTCACCGGCCGCACCTACAACCACGTCGACACGCTGCTCGAGAACGACCTCGCGCTGTACGCCTCCCACCTCCCGCTCGACGGACACCAGCAACTGGGCAACGCAGCAGGGGTCGCGAACGTCCTCGACCTCGAGGACTGCACGCCCTTCGGCGAGCACGGCAGCGAGTACATCGGCCAGCGCGGACGCGCCGCCGAGCGCTACACGGCCGCGACACTGCGCGACCGCCTCGAGGCCAATCTCGACACCGGCGGCGAGGGCGTCCGCGTGCTCGAGTTTGGGCCGGGCGAGATCGACGAGATCGCCATCGTCACCGGCAGCGGCACGGACTGGCTCGACGAGGCTGCGACGGCCGGCGTCGACGCACTCGTGACTGGCGAGGGTAAACAGAAAGTCTACCACGCCGCAAAAGAGGCCGGAATCACCGTCATGCTGGCAGGTCACTACGCGACGGAGACCTTGGGTGTGCGCGCACTGCAAGATCTGGCCGAAACTGAGTGGGGTCTCGAGACGACCTTTATCGACGCCCCGACTGGATTGTAG
- a CDS encoding enolase-like domain-containing protein encodes MNEQIADLSLEIASVSTTRLERETSSEFTRATTEVTLAGLAAESAGDDRLEGIGEDVTYETEEHDRLAETGLPDLTGEYTLESFSDALEDMDLFPAGAPDREVFRNYRRWALESAAFDLALRQTDVGLEDALERSLEPVRFVTSTRLGDPPTVDRLEQLHEQVPDLEFKLDPTPEWDDAVVDSIQDAVGTDAIQILDLKGQYEGTDVDVPADPDLYERVLEAFPEAVIEDPGVTDETRPLLEDSAVRSRLSWDAPIHGVDDVEALPWEPEWLNIKPSRFGSLESLLETLAYCAERDITMYGGGQFELGVGRGQLQLLASLYYPDSPNDVAPGAYNDADVGDGLPESPLEVPAEQSGFRW; translated from the coding sequence ATGAACGAGCAGATTGCCGATTTGTCCCTCGAGATCGCATCCGTTTCGACGACCCGCCTCGAGCGCGAGACCTCGAGTGAGTTCACCCGTGCAACGACGGAAGTGACGCTCGCCGGTCTAGCGGCTGAATCGGCCGGCGACGACCGACTCGAGGGGATCGGTGAGGACGTCACCTACGAAACCGAAGAACACGACCGACTGGCAGAGACCGGCCTGCCGGACCTGACCGGCGAGTACACCCTCGAGTCGTTTTCCGACGCGCTCGAGGACATGGATCTCTTTCCCGCGGGCGCGCCCGACCGCGAGGTCTTTCGGAACTACCGGCGCTGGGCACTCGAGAGCGCGGCGTTTGACCTCGCGCTTCGACAGACCGATGTGGGCCTCGAGGACGCACTCGAGCGTTCACTTGAACCGGTGCGGTTCGTCACCAGCACCAGACTTGGCGACCCGCCCACCGTCGACCGCCTCGAGCAACTGCACGAACAGGTGCCCGACCTCGAGTTTAAACTCGACCCCACGCCGGAGTGGGACGACGCCGTCGTCGACTCGATTCAGGACGCCGTCGGCACTGACGCGATACAAATCCTCGATCTCAAAGGGCAGTACGAGGGCACCGACGTGGACGTCCCCGCTGATCCCGACCTCTACGAGCGCGTCCTCGAGGCGTTCCCCGAGGCCGTCATCGAGGATCCCGGCGTTACTGACGAGACGCGGCCACTGCTCGAGGACTCTGCAGTTCGGAGTCGACTCTCTTGGGACGCGCCGATCCACGGTGTGGACGACGTCGAGGCGCTACCCTGGGAACCCGAGTGGCTGAACATCAAACCCTCGCGCTTTGGCTCGCTCGAGTCACTGCTCGAGACGCTTGCCTATTGCGCCGAGCGTGACATTACGATGTACGGCGGCGGCCAGTTCGAACTCGGCGTCGGCCGCGGTCAGTTGCAACTGCTCGCCTCGCTGTACTATCCGGACTCGCCCAACGACGTTGCGCCGGGGGCGTACAACGACGCTGACGTGGGCGATGGGCTGCCGGAGAGTCCGCTCGAGGTGCCGGCGGAGCAGAGTGGCTTTCGGTGGTAA